One stretch of Methylococcus capsulatus DNA includes these proteins:
- a CDS encoding DUF502 domain-containing protein, producing MKQSAQRILHYFLIGVLGVLPIVIVLQVVIYVENLLRDFVVSFFSSYRNLFIPSVMFTVAVLFLTYFGYLLQHGKAHLLYFVEKLVIRIPLLGTLYRVTQKLVNIFRGDGSTKLREVVYIEYPKEGLWVPAFVTNRIGDQYVIYVPTSPNPTSGFTVILHESKIRRSRMTIEEASSFVISLGVDMPRPDEAAELR from the coding sequence ATGAAACAGTCGGCACAGCGCATTCTGCATTACTTTCTGATCGGCGTGCTGGGCGTCCTGCCCATCGTCATCGTCCTGCAGGTCGTGATCTACGTGGAAAACCTGCTGAGAGACTTCGTGGTGAGTTTTTTTAGCAGTTACCGGAACCTGTTCATCCCCAGTGTCATGTTCACCGTAGCCGTGCTGTTCCTCACCTATTTCGGCTACCTGCTGCAGCACGGCAAGGCCCACCTGCTCTATTTCGTGGAAAAACTGGTCATCCGCATCCCGCTCCTAGGCACCCTTTACCGGGTGACTCAGAAACTGGTGAACATCTTCCGCGGCGATGGATCGACCAAGCTGCGGGAAGTCGTCTACATCGAATATCCGAAGGAGGGTCTGTGGGTCCCGGCCTTCGTGACCAACCGGATCGGGGACCAGTACGTGATCTACGTACCGACCTCTCCCAACCCCACCTCCGGCTTCACCGTGATTCTCCACGAATCGAAGATCAGGCGATCCCGCATGACGATCGAGGAAGCCTCGAGCTTCGTGATCAGCCTGGGGGTGGACATGCCCAGGCCGGACGAGGCGGCCGAACTCCGGTAG
- a CDS encoding ABC transporter ATP-binding protein, translating into MTGLVRFDRVSVAVEGRTILRALSFDIREGEKAVFKGKSGSGKSSVLKTLLGVYPVAQGEVRFAGRTLDRDTIGAIRACAAYIGQEPVLGADTVREALLLPFGFKAHRGKAPSDGRLAETLVRLGLAPSILDQHCSRVSGGEKQRIAVARAQLLGKRLYLLDEVTSALDPESKRAVQDFFTDPALTVLSVAHDPDWIAHCDTVFELEDGRLAAAG; encoded by the coding sequence ATGACCGGACTGGTCCGGTTCGACCGCGTGTCGGTGGCTGTGGAAGGGCGCACGATTCTCCGCGCACTGAGCTTCGACATCCGCGAAGGCGAGAAGGCGGTGTTCAAGGGCAAATCGGGCTCGGGCAAGAGCTCGGTGCTCAAGACCCTGCTGGGGGTCTACCCAGTGGCGCAGGGTGAGGTCCGCTTCGCAGGTAGGACTCTCGACCGGGACACCATCGGCGCGATTCGCGCTTGCGCCGCCTATATCGGCCAGGAACCTGTGTTGGGCGCGGACACGGTGCGGGAGGCGCTGCTGCTGCCGTTTGGGTTCAAGGCCCATCGCGGCAAGGCGCCTTCCGACGGCAGGCTGGCCGAGACCCTGGTCCGGCTCGGTCTCGCGCCATCGATCTTGGACCAGCACTGCAGCCGGGTTTCCGGCGGCGAGAAGCAGCGCATCGCCGTGGCCCGCGCCCAGCTCCTCGGCAAGCGGCTCTATCTGCTGGACGAGGTGACTTCCGCGCTGGACCCGGAAAGTAAGCGGGCGGTACAGGATTTTTTCACCGATCCGGCCCTCACCGTACTGTCGGTGGCGCACGATCCGGACTGGATCGCCCATTGCGATACCGTGTTCGAACTGGAGGACGGCCGTTTGGCCGCAGCGGGATGA
- a CDS encoding ABC transporter permease: protein MDTVDISQTRMMLLYGIAVLPWLLLRAAGLRLSRELWLSIVRMSVQLALVGIYLKYLFAINAPALNVLWIMVMLVAADFTILRRAGLRIGHFFLSTLAAIAAGTAFSVAYLLLLVIQPEPIYDARYLVPLAGMILGNCLQGNVIGLERFYSAIRKNENEYLTYLLLGATRREAVRPYFREALKASVNPTLASMATLGLVSLPGMMTGQILGGSEPWVAVKYQIAIMLCIFASMSLAAVLNLSLSLRFAFDEFDVLREATFR, encoded by the coding sequence ATGGACACCGTCGACATATCCCAAACGAGAATGATGCTGCTCTATGGCATCGCCGTATTGCCCTGGCTGCTGCTGCGGGCCGCGGGGTTGCGCCTCTCGCGCGAACTATGGCTGAGCATCGTCCGGATGAGCGTGCAACTGGCACTGGTCGGCATCTATCTCAAATACCTGTTCGCGATCAATGCGCCAGCTCTCAACGTCCTGTGGATCATGGTCATGCTCGTAGCGGCCGATTTCACCATTCTCCGCCGGGCCGGTCTCCGCATCGGGCACTTTTTCCTTTCGACGCTTGCGGCCATCGCGGCCGGAACGGCGTTCTCGGTGGCTTATCTCCTGCTTTTGGTGATCCAGCCGGAGCCGATCTACGACGCGCGTTATCTGGTGCCGCTGGCCGGCATGATCCTGGGCAACTGTCTGCAGGGCAATGTGATCGGCCTGGAACGGTTCTATTCCGCGATCCGGAAAAATGAGAACGAATACCTCACCTATCTGCTGCTGGGTGCGACCCGCCGCGAAGCGGTGCGGCCGTATTTCCGCGAGGCGCTCAAGGCATCCGTCAACCCGACCTTAGCCAGCATGGCGACCCTCGGACTGGTGTCCCTGCCGGGCATGATGACTGGCCAGATTCTCGGCGGCAGTGAACCCTGGGTGGCGGTGAAATACCAGATCGCCATCATGCTCTGCATCTTTGCCAGTATGAGCCTGGCCGCTGTGCTCAACCTCTCCCTCAGCCTGCGCTTCGCTTTCGACGAGTTCGACGTGCTGCGGGAGGCGACTTTCAGATGA
- a CDS encoding DesA family fatty acid desaturase, whose translation MHLSFWPLLFATLALTHVTIVSVTIFLHRHQAHRALSLHPLASHFFRFWLWLTTATVTKEWVSIHRKHHARCETPDDPHSPQVLGIFAVLLRGWMLYRKEARNTATLAQFGNGTPDDWLERKLYSRFPDLGIALMLALDLLLFGVTGLAVWAVQMLWIPFWAAGVVNGLGHYLGYRNFETPDASTNLWPTGLIIGGEELHNNHHAYPASAKFSTQRWEIDIGWLYIRLMTLLKLAKIRNMPPKTIIRKAEPSVDIDTVKAVLRNRAHILSLYGRCVIVPVLRSEQAKSPRADRRLLRRTRPLLLREYIKVDPAAWQNFSRMLENSQTLATIFQFKQQLKAVWTDSFASHEERLERLRAWCLQAKQSDLPWLQHFADTLSGYRLQPAH comes from the coding sequence ATGCATCTTTCCTTTTGGCCGCTGTTGTTCGCGACCTTGGCTTTGACACATGTCACCATCGTCAGCGTCACCATCTTCCTGCACCGTCACCAAGCCCACCGGGCACTGTCTCTGCATCCCCTGGCCAGCCATTTTTTCCGGTTCTGGCTCTGGCTGACCACGGCGACGGTGACCAAGGAATGGGTGTCCATCCATCGCAAGCATCACGCGCGCTGCGAGACCCCGGATGACCCGCATAGCCCCCAAGTCCTCGGCATATTTGCCGTCCTGCTGCGGGGTTGGATGCTGTATCGCAAGGAAGCGAGGAACACCGCGACCCTGGCCCAGTTCGGCAACGGCACGCCGGACGACTGGCTGGAACGCAAGCTGTACAGCCGCTTTCCCGACCTGGGAATAGCGCTGATGCTGGCCTTGGATCTGCTCCTGTTCGGCGTCACGGGCTTGGCGGTGTGGGCAGTGCAGATGCTATGGATCCCGTTCTGGGCGGCCGGCGTCGTCAACGGTCTCGGCCATTACTTGGGCTACCGCAATTTCGAAACCCCCGATGCGTCCACCAATCTGTGGCCCACTGGCCTCATCATCGGCGGCGAGGAGTTGCACAACAACCACCATGCCTACCCAGCGTCGGCAAAGTTTTCGACCCAGCGATGGGAAATCGATATCGGCTGGCTGTATATCCGGCTGATGACCCTCTTGAAGCTGGCCAAGATCAGAAATATGCCCCCCAAGACCATCATCCGTAAGGCAGAACCGTCCGTCGACATAGACACCGTCAAAGCCGTGTTGCGCAACCGCGCACACATCCTGAGCCTGTACGGCCGCTGCGTCATCGTCCCCGTATTGCGGTCGGAGCAGGCGAAATCGCCGAGAGCCGATCGACGCCTACTCCGGCGAACGCGTCCCTTGCTGCTGCGCGAATACATCAAGGTGGACCCGGCCGCCTGGCAGAATTTCAGCCGGATGCTGGAAAATAGCCAAACTTTGGCGACGATCTTCCAGTTCAAGCAGCAGCTCAAGGCCGTATGGACCGATTCGTTCGCGAGCCACGAGGAGCGCCTGGAACGCCTGCGCGCCTGGTGCCTCCAGGCGAAACAAAGCGACCTTCCCTGGTTGCAGCATTTCGCCGACACCTTGAGCGGTTACCGCCTGCAACCTGCCCATTGA
- a CDS encoding ABC-type transport auxiliary lipoprotein family protein — MMRCLSWTLMLSLAVSACSLLPERPPQPALHDFGAAGAAAPAPWSSVDVDAPDWLQNDRLQYRLLYAKPTELRSYTLDRWIAPPPALLEQRLKAGRSANGYRLRIELQAFEQVFDRPGRSHVMIRLRAETPAAAKTFQFEQPTASPDAAGAVQAFAQTISRAIDQLRAWRPKN, encoded by the coding sequence ATGATGCGATGCCTTTCCTGGACACTGATGCTCTCGCTCGCCGTATCCGCCTGCAGCCTGTTGCCGGAGCGCCCGCCCCAACCGGCGCTGCACGATTTCGGTGCCGCCGGCGCCGCCGCACCGGCACCCTGGTCTTCAGTCGACGTCGACGCCCCGGACTGGCTTCAGAACGACCGCTTGCAGTACCGCTTGCTCTATGCCAAGCCGACCGAACTGCGCTCCTATACCCTGGATCGCTGGATCGCTCCGCCGCCCGCGCTCCTGGAACAACGGCTGAAAGCCGGCCGCAGCGCCAATGGCTACCGTTTGCGCATCGAACTCCAGGCATTCGAACAGGTGTTCGATCGCCCCGGCAGATCTCATGTCATGATCCGCCTCCGCGCCGAAACGCCGGCGGCCGCCAAGACATTCCAATTCGAGCAACCCACGGCCAGCCCGGATGCCGCCGGAGCAGTCCAGGCGTTTGCGCAGACGATCAGCCGTGCCATCGACCAGCTCCGGGCGTGGCGGCCGAAGAACTGA
- a CDS encoding MlaD family protein, translated as MVRETYALLTGLFVVILGSALIGIALFLGDYGSERDVYVVSTQGAVSGLNPESLVIFRGVRAGKVTSISFAPHDPRTILVRIEVDKGLPITRGTYATLRVQPLTGLAQIDLSDEGNDPEPLRTDPKNPANIPLRPSLLDKLTGSGSDILTQVAQLINRLNTFLDDGNRQRIAHTLANLDTATAELAGLERRMEEAMERIPSLDDRLKQALADHSAMARDVRETSRRIRELSESAQRVVDIGAAAGDTLVRSRLPELDALIDDAARTAASLRRLSKTLEQDPQTLLLGPAPGLPGPGEPGFQEPK; from the coding sequence ATGGTGAGGGAGACCTACGCCCTGCTGACCGGCCTGTTCGTGGTCATCCTCGGCAGCGCGCTGATTGGCATCGCCTTGTTTCTCGGCGACTACGGCAGCGAGCGCGATGTCTATGTCGTCTCCACCCAGGGCGCGGTATCCGGCCTCAACCCGGAATCCCTGGTCATCTTCCGCGGCGTACGGGCCGGCAAGGTGACCTCGATCAGCTTCGCGCCCCACGATCCCCGCACCATCCTGGTTCGGATCGAAGTCGACAAAGGACTTCCAATCACCCGCGGCACCTACGCCACCCTACGGGTACAGCCCCTCACCGGACTGGCCCAGATCGACCTCAGTGACGAAGGCAACGACCCGGAACCCCTGCGGACCGACCCTAAGAACCCGGCCAATATCCCGCTGCGCCCCTCCCTTCTGGACAAACTGACCGGCTCGGGGTCGGATATCCTCACCCAGGTCGCTCAGCTCATCAACCGGCTGAACACCTTTCTCGACGACGGCAACCGCCAGCGAATCGCCCATACCCTGGCAAACCTGGATACGGCGACGGCCGAACTGGCGGGCCTGGAACGGCGCATGGAAGAAGCAATGGAACGCATCCCCTCCCTGGACGACAGACTGAAGCAGGCGCTGGCGGACCATTCCGCCATGGCCCGCGATGTCCGCGAAACCTCCCGCCGGATCAGGGAACTGAGCGAAAGCGCCCAACGGGTCGTGGATATCGGAGCGGCCGCGGGCGACACCCTGGTCCGCAGCCGGCTGCCGGAACTGGACGCGCTGATCGACGACGCGGCGCGCACGGCGGCCAGTCTGCGCCGGCTGTCGAAAACACTGGAACAAGACCCGCAGACCCTGCTGCTGGGACCGGCGCCGGGTCTCCCGGGCCCGGGGGAGCCGGGATTTCAGGAGCCGAAATGA
- a CDS encoding ABC transporter ATP-binding protein, protein MTDGEVIRMAHVWTRFGENLVHRDISLSLARGQILGVVGASGCGKTVLMREMIGLQTPSQGQVWLLGESLAEADARRKQQLRNRCGVLFQGGALFSALSVFDNIAFPLRELKALDEELIARLVCMKLAMVGLGATDALLMPAELSGGMVKRAALARALIMEPEVVFLDEPTSGLDPVLGEEFVNLLGQLHRELGFTVVMVTHDLDTLSDLCTCVAVLAEQQLVSYGSLDDAIACTHPFARDFFHGKRAQRILGRSD, encoded by the coding sequence ATGACGGACGGCGAAGTCATACGGATGGCGCATGTGTGGACCCGTTTCGGCGAGAATCTCGTGCATCGCGACATCAGCTTGAGTCTTGCGCGCGGGCAGATCCTGGGTGTGGTCGGCGCCTCCGGCTGCGGCAAGACCGTCTTGATGCGCGAAATGATCGGTCTGCAGACGCCGAGCCAAGGGCAGGTCTGGCTGCTCGGCGAGTCACTGGCGGAAGCCGACGCACGCCGCAAGCAGCAGCTTCGCAACCGCTGCGGTGTGCTATTCCAGGGCGGCGCCCTGTTCAGCGCGCTGAGCGTGTTCGACAACATCGCGTTCCCCCTGCGCGAACTCAAGGCTTTGGACGAAGAGCTGATCGCCCGACTGGTCTGCATGAAGCTGGCCATGGTCGGTCTGGGGGCGACCGATGCCCTGCTGATGCCGGCGGAATTGTCCGGCGGGATGGTCAAGCGCGCCGCCCTGGCCCGGGCCCTGATCATGGAGCCCGAAGTGGTATTCCTGGACGAACCCACCTCCGGCCTCGACCCGGTGCTGGGTGAGGAGTTCGTCAACTTGCTGGGGCAGCTGCACCGTGAGCTGGGCTTCACCGTCGTCATGGTAACCCATGACCTGGATACTCTCAGCGACCTGTGCACTTGCGTGGCCGTGCTCGCCGAGCAGCAGTTGGTATCCTACGGCTCGCTGGACGATGCGATCGCCTGCACGCATCCTTTCGCCCGCGACTTCTTCCACGGCAAACGCGCCCAGAGAATCCTGGGAAGGTCCGACTGA
- a CDS encoding MlaE family ABC transporter permease produces the protein MFSSKSSAEDPSPPPLSPPEFTVDGGTAVVRGHWNLRGLIAAPPDLRERLRSAAGRPDLAWDLREVSLLDSAGAFVLWQSWGERLPERVLLRREQQSAFRRWQAGGIPSVRDGRRPPVPMRRRIVAAIAGLGDHLLAVLALLGQLLLDLAHLARHPAAIPWREISATIHETGGRALGITALVGFLIGVVVSYLSSLQLKTFGAQVYIVNILGLSIIRELGPLLAAILVAGRSGSSMTARIGVMRVTQELDALAAMGISQSLRLILPKVVALVVALPLLVVWTDVVALAGGAVSAHLELEIGYHQFFQKLPAAVPVANFAIGLGKAAVFGLFVALIACHYGLRIEPNTESLGNETTNSVVVSITLVILIDAVFAILFRGVGIR, from the coding sequence ATGTTCTCTTCGAAAAGCTCAGCAGAAGATCCCTCCCCGCCCCCGCTCTCGCCACCCGAGTTCACGGTGGACGGCGGCACGGCCGTGGTCCGCGGTCACTGGAACCTGCGCGGGCTGATAGCGGCCCCGCCGGATCTGCGGGAGCGGCTGCGCAGCGCGGCGGGGCGACCGGACCTGGCATGGGATCTGCGTGAAGTGAGCCTGCTCGACAGTGCCGGAGCCTTCGTCCTGTGGCAGTCCTGGGGAGAGCGGCTGCCCGAACGGGTATTGCTGCGCCGCGAACAGCAATCCGCATTCCGCCGCTGGCAGGCGGGTGGAATTCCTTCAGTGCGGGACGGCCGGCGGCCGCCGGTGCCGATGCGCCGGCGAATCGTCGCCGCGATCGCGGGGCTGGGCGACCACCTGCTGGCGGTCCTGGCCCTGCTCGGCCAGCTGCTACTGGACCTGGCCCATCTAGCCCGCCATCCGGCAGCCATTCCTTGGCGGGAAATTTCCGCCACCATCCACGAAACCGGCGGCCGCGCCCTCGGCATCACGGCACTGGTGGGCTTTCTGATCGGCGTAGTGGTCAGCTACCTGTCCTCGCTGCAGCTCAAGACCTTTGGCGCACAGGTCTACATCGTCAACATCCTGGGACTGAGCATCATCCGCGAACTGGGGCCCCTGCTGGCGGCCATCCTGGTCGCGGGCCGCTCCGGTTCTTCGATGACGGCGCGGATCGGCGTGATGCGCGTAACCCAAGAGCTGGATGCCCTTGCCGCCATGGGCATTTCCCAGTCACTGCGGCTGATTCTGCCGAAGGTCGTCGCCCTGGTGGTGGCCTTGCCGCTGCTGGTGGTCTGGACCGACGTGGTCGCCCTGGCGGGCGGTGCCGTCTCGGCCCATCTGGAACTGGAAATCGGCTACCACCAGTTCTTCCAGAAACTGCCCGCAGCAGTCCCGGTCGCCAACTTTGCCATCGGCCTAGGCAAAGCTGCCGTGTTCGGGCTGTTCGTCGCACTGATCGCTTGCCATTACGGACTGCGCATCGAACCCAACACCGAAAGTCTCGGCAATGAAACGACCAATTCGGTGGTGGTTTCCATTACTCTGGTGATCCTGATCGACGCGGTGTTCGCCATCCTGTTCCGGGGTGTGGGGATACGATGA
- a CDS encoding efflux transporter outer membrane subunit: MTDMRLRVKPAISHIFRMRLRRGGLIPLMLHLSACVDGPAVDLAPPYEPARFVVPDSWHGSSPFVEAKPSDGELRPDWWKLFNDPVLNRLEEQAMAANPDLQAAAERFVQARDMMMKVRSRLIPQFGLEFGASDNRQSINTLFRAPNAPIEQSDFYSGGLASWEPDFWSAIRNRVRAEIYQAEQRAAEYGLARLSLQAEIAANYFTLRGYDAQDSVYKQSIAYYKKSLEIVDAQYKGAIVPQLDVARAEYLLHSTEAKELDIQSRRQVTEHAIAILVNKAPAAFSIAPLDELPSPDFRIPQSIPATLLERRPDIAQIERQMAQANRAIGIARAAFFPNVVFKAGGGYENDSMNLIALANSYWSYGASIAIPLFQGGLRRAQLQQSWAAYRETEDKYRATVLNAFREVENGLSLTNRLSVAADRQDEAVKAALKTQNLTMELYLGGLISSLDLIYAQINTLTARIDAVVLKTERLKNTVALIRALGGGWNRKQLPADDQIQPFGVFEEYGSAGKPKPAGGIDVPAENNNLHNDLTRPFRQ, translated from the coding sequence ATGACGGACATGCGCTTGCGGGTGAAACCGGCCATATCACATATTTTCCGTATGCGCCTGCGGCGCGGCGGTCTGATACCGCTGATGCTCCATTTGTCGGCGTGTGTCGACGGCCCTGCCGTGGATCTGGCCCCCCCTTACGAACCCGCCCGGTTCGTCGTCCCCGACTCGTGGCATGGGTCGAGCCCCTTCGTCGAAGCGAAGCCATCCGATGGCGAACTGCGCCCGGACTGGTGGAAGCTTTTCAACGACCCGGTCCTGAACCGGCTGGAAGAACAAGCCATGGCGGCCAACCCCGATCTGCAGGCCGCCGCGGAGCGCTTCGTCCAGGCCCGGGACATGATGATGAAGGTGCGCTCGCGCCTGATCCCGCAGTTCGGTCTCGAGTTCGGCGCCTCGGACAATCGGCAATCCATCAATACCCTGTTTCGCGCTCCCAATGCGCCGATCGAACAGTCGGATTTCTACAGCGGCGGACTCGCCTCCTGGGAACCCGACTTCTGGTCGGCGATCCGCAACCGAGTGCGGGCAGAGATATACCAGGCCGAACAGCGCGCTGCCGAGTATGGACTCGCGCGCCTCAGCCTGCAGGCGGAAATCGCGGCGAATTATTTCACCCTGCGCGGCTACGACGCACAGGATTCCGTCTATAAACAGTCGATCGCCTACTACAAAAAATCGCTGGAGATCGTCGATGCCCAATACAAAGGTGCCATCGTGCCGCAACTCGATGTCGCGCGCGCCGAATACCTGCTGCACAGCACCGAAGCGAAAGAACTCGATATCCAGAGCAGACGTCAGGTGACCGAACACGCGATCGCCATTCTCGTCAACAAGGCGCCGGCCGCTTTCAGTATCGCGCCGCTCGACGAGCTCCCCTCGCCAGACTTCAGGATTCCGCAGAGCATTCCGGCCACGCTGCTCGAACGCCGGCCAGACATCGCCCAGATCGAACGCCAGATGGCGCAGGCGAACCGCGCCATCGGCATCGCCCGCGCCGCGTTCTTCCCGAATGTAGTATTCAAGGCCGGCGGAGGATACGAAAACGACAGCATGAATCTGATCGCGCTCGCCAACAGTTACTGGTCTTATGGCGCTTCCATTGCAATCCCGCTGTTTCAGGGCGGTCTACGCCGCGCCCAACTGCAGCAGTCCTGGGCGGCCTATCGCGAAACCGAGGACAAATACCGTGCGACTGTGCTCAACGCCTTTCGCGAAGTCGAAAATGGCCTGAGCCTGACCAATCGGCTGAGCGTGGCGGCCGACCGGCAGGACGAAGCCGTCAAAGCCGCGCTAAAGACGCAAAATCTGACCATGGAGCTTTATCTGGGCGGTTTGATCAGCAGTCTCGACCTCATCTACGCCCAGATCAACACACTGACGGCGCGCATCGACGCCGTGGTGCTCAAGACCGAACGGCTGAAAAACACGGTCGCCCTCATCCGTGCGCTCGGTGGCGGCTGGAATCGCAAGCAATTGCCCGCCGACGATCAGATTCAGCCTTTCGGCGTTTTCGAAGAATACGGCAGCGCCGGGAAACCCAAGCCTGCCGGTGGCATCGATGTTCCGGCGGAGAACAACAACCTGCATAACGACTTGACCCGACCGTTCAGGCAATAG
- a CDS encoding efflux RND transporter periplasmic adaptor subunit, which yields MPTVAVTHARPIAPTATISLPGNIDAWYEAPIYAQIPGYVKMWYKDYGARVKQGDVLAEISQPTLDAEFSQAKADLESQRAKYNLALVSLKRWRALRESHAVSEQSISVQEANERSEAAQVKAAENNVNNFLAKMRFKTIVAPYDGVVTQRNVNVGDYINKDGYISSTNGNTVSNLFSVADIHKMRLFISVPSTLAEILKPGLTADVVVPQYTNRHFTANFLTAANGIDPNTRTIVTEFTINNEDGALWPGSYATVTLTVPNDTHILSIPASALVFQEANTQVAVVTDDDRIHFKPIQVSKILDGTVELTEGVSPDERIVNNPSAALLEGDKVRIVTPAPGYDLSGEEGLPSTREAASPAPAK from the coding sequence GTGCCGACCGTCGCCGTCACGCATGCCCGGCCGATCGCGCCGACTGCAACCATCTCGCTTCCCGGCAACATCGATGCCTGGTATGAGGCGCCGATCTACGCCCAGATCCCGGGCTATGTGAAGATGTGGTACAAGGATTATGGCGCGCGTGTAAAGCAAGGAGATGTACTTGCAGAAATCAGCCAGCCGACGCTCGATGCCGAGTTTTCACAGGCCAAGGCGGATCTGGAGTCGCAACGCGCCAAATACAATCTCGCCCTGGTTTCACTGAAACGCTGGCGGGCGCTGCGCGAATCGCATGCGGTGTCGGAGCAATCGATTTCGGTGCAAGAAGCCAATGAACGGTCCGAAGCCGCCCAGGTCAAGGCAGCGGAAAACAACGTCAATAATTTCCTGGCGAAGATGCGCTTTAAAACCATCGTCGCCCCTTATGACGGCGTGGTGACGCAACGTAACGTCAACGTCGGCGATTACATCAACAAAGACGGTTATATCAGCAGCACCAACGGCAATACGGTCAGCAATCTGTTTTCCGTGGCCGACATACACAAGATGCGCCTTTTCATTTCCGTGCCGAGCACTCTGGCGGAAATACTCAAACCCGGCCTCACCGCCGACGTCGTCGTACCGCAGTATACCAACCGCCACTTCACTGCCAATTTCCTGACCGCCGCCAATGGCATCGATCCGAACACCCGTACCATCGTCACCGAATTCACGATCAACAATGAAGACGGTGCCTTATGGCCTGGATCGTACGCCACGGTCACCCTAACGGTGCCGAACGATACCCATATTCTCAGCATTCCCGCCAGTGCTCTGGTATTTCAGGAAGCCAACACGCAAGTCGCCGTGGTGACAGATGACGACCGCATTCACTTCAAACCGATCCAGGTGAGCAAGATTCTCGACGGAACGGTGGAGTTGACCGAAGGTGTCTCTCCGGATGAACGCATCGTGAACAACCCCAGCGCCGCCCTCCTCGAGGGCGACAAGGTGCGCATCGTCACACCGGCGCCGGGCTACGATCTTTCCGGCGAGGAAGGGCTTCCGAGTACCCGGGAAGCCGCATCCCCGGCGCCGGCCAAATGA